The genomic DNA CAGCCGCTGCGCGATGACCGCGGTCAGCTCGTTTGCGATCGAGTTGGCGTTCATGCCGAGGTCGGTCAGCCGCTGCACCGCGTCCACGGTGTCGTTGCTGTGCAGCGTCGCCAGCACGAGGTGCCCCGTCTGCGCCGCGCGGATCGCCTCGAGCGCCGTCTCGGCGTCGCGGACCTCACCGACCAGGATCACGTCCGGGTCCTGCCGCACGAACGCGCGCACCGCCTCCGCGAAGCGGAACCCCACGGCCGCGTTGACCTGCGTCTGCTGCACGCCATCGAGCGAGAACTCGATCGGGTCCTCGATGGTGATCACCTTGCGCGACGTGTCCTTGGCGAGCAGCTGCAGGCCGGCGTAGAGCGTCG from bacterium includes the following:
- the tadA gene encoding Flp pilus assembly complex ATPase component TadA, coding for VGGQMLDLRVQTQPTLYSESVVIRILPQDRRAPTIEELGFEPQVADRYRRLLQDPQGLILVVGATGSGKSTTLYAGLQLLAKDTSRKVITIEDPIEFSLDGVQQTQVNAAVGFRFAEAVRAFVRQDPDVILVGEVRDAETALEAIRAAQTGHLVLATLHSNDTVDAVQRLTDLGMNANSIANELTAVIAQRL